In Paenibacillus hexagrammi, the following are encoded in one genomic region:
- a CDS encoding Ig-like domain-containing protein — translation MMQDMYAADLAAGGTSYWMDRLLGRSGSDPAGTQMMSRGRALYMYGNSASVIGFGNDVAYWDEISKQKAYSIQANGVTFTEDSSKRYQTPSYWYSLFNANSAGYTLEETKFITENNVAVTNVKITNTGSAGKTLTLTADSPYATTASEDGTELTGVIDVKNKLTKLYPRISGEGMTASNGILTRTLTLGAGESVTLKFQMGFIANEIPESLTDYNRFRTYDANTAYLTQLKENNKWWADNIPYIDVADDNIKKIIYYRWWLSRFNFLDANIPGNDYQFPISVEGALGYNNAIVLTQPMHMQDLKYLRNPIYSYGDWVSAGEVSRDSLFTDNPGDPANWNNSYTQYIGDSAWQTYQVHGGPSKILKNLARYAEKDAKGQLDRFDTNNNYLINYDWGSLTGNDADSNAFHYFEKRGNIDQDRTESAFVYGNAMASSKAYELLGDTSKAAEMKTLADNIKQSFLNNLWDNSTNMFLQKDLFSSSFIPWKDANNYYAFQMDDLVPKDDPKYLESLRYWADKSEFPIFPFYTADQKDKAESVAAGVGGSNNFSNINATGNMRLFTEVLRKYPDQPYITADMYKKLMYWTGWATAINGNIQYLDNNEYWYNWDPNTQQIKGRSGIHHNILGNYNYSIIEDVAGLMPRTDSMVELAPIDIGWDHFTVNNLSYHGSDMTIVWDKPGDGTNHYLNSPEGYSLYIDGSLAFTVDKLAHVEWNPATGEVTVKDNSGATVLAKHSSSQMKAATDVDLSTNSRAVDLFQKAGVDLTQETGNAENLALKGAASASYTAADTAVEHAVNGFTISGNAYVSGSFRANPPIWGTKGSVNAQDWYQLDFGTTQTFDDVKLYFYNDKPSNSYREPSLYTLQYYDEAASSWKAVPGQYKSPTLANYNHIQFPAITAQKLRVSMTPKAGFAVGIKELQVFSTGVQAPVAVNTPPVVTAQQDSSVKIPLKANLLASVSDDGAPEGTLTSTWSMKSGPAGGQVSFVNANAANTLASFSKPGTYVLTISATDGELTTSVDITVTIDPLPNNVNLALTATPSTSYVSSWENLSGINDGYDPRNSTDKNGSAYGNWAHGSPTEWVEYDWPNPVNVNKSDVYWWTDNGGILAPTASKLQYWDGSAFVDVPNGSGNGVELNKYNTTTFSPVTTTKLRLTMTRGAQWTGILEWKVFATPTTSVLPVKVSTVQGKEPLLPSHVTKVLVDGSTTEASVIWDPITEDQLENPGSFTLTGTVDGTNVRADATVYVRVTDAVSITSIADVNVTTTLGKAPLLPAYVEATYNDGSMDNINNTVTWSTYDPELLQQPGQFTITGIVPGTSILAKANITVIDPAGAPFITSIHAVGVSTQAGTSPELPDTVTATYSDASSQSVNVVWDAVDPSKYAQAGTFTVNSKVEGTNVKAVANVTVTGGPSGTLSGPAAIQSGQELDLVYGLSEVSQEVLAQDITVAYDANKLEWVGVDDTMLNPSFVVVAQDAQPGKVRLIMANVGQGSKVVDGDILKLRFQVKGAESSGVTNVSVTPIIVANADGAENELTGAAYSGVINVIDKAALRALITEAQALYDTAEEGTGVGQYPAGSKAILLAAIHSASAVADNIDATQEQVEQAVTDLNAAVQAFKAAVVKERPGDVNHDNTVSIGDLALVVAAYGKSSEDADWAQYQAMDFDHNGTIDIVDLSALARLILE, via the coding sequence ATGATGCAGGATATGTACGCAGCCGATCTAGCAGCAGGCGGGACCTCCTATTGGATGGACAGATTGCTGGGCCGATCCGGAAGTGATCCGGCAGGCACACAGATGATGTCTCGAGGCAGAGCGTTATACATGTATGGAAACAGCGCATCGGTCATCGGCTTCGGCAATGATGTCGCGTATTGGGATGAGATCAGCAAGCAGAAGGCTTACTCCATTCAGGCTAATGGCGTTACCTTTACCGAAGACTCGAGCAAAAGGTATCAGACACCTAGCTATTGGTACAGCTTGTTTAATGCCAATTCAGCCGGTTATACACTGGAAGAGACCAAATTTATTACGGAGAATAACGTTGCTGTTACGAACGTGAAGATTACGAATACCGGTTCCGCAGGCAAAACGTTAACCTTAACGGCTGATTCACCCTATGCAACAACCGCCTCTGAGGATGGAACGGAATTAACAGGTGTGATTGACGTCAAAAATAAATTGACGAAGCTGTATCCGAGAATTAGCGGGGAAGGAATGACGGCGAGCAACGGAATTTTGACCAGAACCTTAACCTTAGGAGCAGGAGAATCCGTTACGCTTAAATTCCAAATGGGCTTCATTGCGAATGAAATTCCCGAATCCCTAACGGACTATAACCGGTTCAGGACGTACGATGCGAATACAGCGTATCTGACGCAGCTAAAAGAAAATAATAAATGGTGGGCAGACAATATTCCTTATATTGATGTTGCAGACGACAACATCAAGAAGATTATTTATTACAGATGGTGGCTCAGCCGGTTTAATTTCCTTGATGCGAATATTCCGGGTAATGATTATCAGTTCCCGATTTCCGTTGAAGGAGCGCTCGGCTATAACAATGCCATCGTGCTTACTCAGCCCATGCACATGCAGGATCTCAAATATTTAAGAAATCCGATCTATTCCTACGGAGATTGGGTTTCGGCGGGGGAAGTGTCTCGGGACAGCTTGTTCACAGATAATCCCGGCGATCCGGCCAACTGGAATAACAGCTATACCCAGTACATCGGGGATTCGGCTTGGCAAACGTATCAGGTACACGGCGGTCCGTCCAAAATCTTGAAAAATCTCGCACGATACGCCGAGAAAGACGCCAAGGGCCAACTGGACCGTTTTGATACGAACAACAATTACTTAATTAATTATGATTGGGGCTCCTTAACGGGGAACGATGCGGACAGCAATGCATTCCACTACTTTGAAAAACGCGGAAATATCGATCAGGATCGAACTGAAAGCGCTTTCGTATATGGGAATGCCATGGCTTCGTCCAAAGCCTACGAGCTTCTTGGGGACACGTCCAAAGCTGCCGAGATGAAGACACTTGCCGACAATATCAAACAATCGTTTTTGAATAACTTATGGGATAACTCCACGAATATGTTCCTGCAAAAGGACCTGTTCTCCAGCAGCTTCATTCCTTGGAAGGATGCGAACAATTACTATGCCTTCCAGATGGATGATCTTGTTCCTAAGGATGATCCGAAATATCTGGAATCTCTCCGATATTGGGCGGATAAGAGCGAGTTCCCGATCTTTCCGTTCTACACGGCAGATCAGAAGGATAAGGCCGAGTCGGTCGCTGCTGGCGTAGGAGGAAGCAATAACTTTTCCAATATTAATGCGACAGGCAATATGAGACTCTTCACTGAAGTTCTGAGGAAGTATCCGGATCAGCCATATATCACAGCAGATATGTATAAAAAGCTGATGTACTGGACGGGATGGGCAACAGCGATTAATGGAAACATTCAGTATCTGGATAACAATGAATATTGGTACAACTGGGATCCTAATACACAGCAGATTAAAGGCAGATCCGGCATTCATCATAATATTCTAGGGAACTACAATTACTCCATCATTGAAGATGTGGCAGGACTTATGCCGAGAACGGACTCTATGGTTGAACTAGCGCCGATCGACATCGGCTGGGATCACTTCACGGTGAACAACCTGAGCTATCACGGCAGCGATATGACGATTGTATGGGATAAGCCAGGTGACGGCACCAACCACTATCTGAACTCGCCTGAGGGCTATTCGCTATATATCGATGGCTCGCTTGCCTTTACTGTCGATAAACTCGCGCATGTAGAATGGAATCCGGCAACAGGTGAAGTGACCGTCAAAGACAATAGCGGAGCGACGGTGCTAGCGAAGCACAGCAGCAGTCAAATGAAGGCTGCGACTGACGTGGATTTGTCGACAAACAGCCGTGCTGTCGATCTATTCCAAAAGGCAGGCGTAGATCTAACACAAGAGACAGGAAATGCAGAAAATCTGGCGCTCAAAGGAGCGGCATCTGCATCATACACAGCTGCGGATACGGCTGTAGAGCATGCGGTTAACGGGTTTACGATTAGCGGAAATGCTTACGTATCAGGAAGCTTCCGAGCAAATCCGCCTATTTGGGGAACTAAAGGTTCAGTCAATGCGCAGGATTGGTACCAGCTTGACTTCGGAACCACGCAGACTTTTGACGATGTAAAGCTGTACTTCTATAACGATAAACCGTCCAATTCGTATAGAGAGCCTTCCTTATATACACTGCAATATTATGATGAAGCTGCATCAAGTTGGAAGGCGGTTCCCGGACAATACAAATCGCCGACACTTGCGAACTACAATCATATCCAATTCCCTGCCATCACAGCGCAGAAGCTTAGAGTATCGATGACACCGAAGGCCGGGTTCGCCGTGGGGATCAAAGAACTTCAGGTCTTCAGCACAGGCGTGCAGGCTCCTGTTGCTGTTAATACACCACCGGTCGTGACCGCACAGCAGGATTCGAGTGTCAAAATTCCTTTGAAAGCCAATTTGTTGGCATCTGTCTCTGACGATGGCGCTCCTGAGGGTACATTGACTTCCACTTGGTCAATGAAAAGCGGGCCTGCAGGCGGTCAAGTGTCCTTTGTAAATGCGAACGCAGCGAATACACTAGCAAGCTTTAGCAAACCAGGAACATACGTTCTAACGATATCCGCTACCGATGGAGAATTAACCACTTCCGTAGATATCACGGTAACGATTGATCCACTTCCGAATAATGTCAACCTAGCTCTTACGGCTACGCCAAGTACTTCCTATGTTTCATCATGGGAAAATCTAAGCGGCATCAATGACGGTTATGACCCAAGAAACTCGACAGATAAAAACGGCTCGGCATACGGTAACTGGGCACACGGGTCACCAACGGAGTGGGTGGAGTATGACTGGCCAAATCCGGTAAACGTGAACAAATCGGATGTGTACTGGTGGACAGATAACGGCGGTATCCTGGCTCCAACTGCAAGTAAGCTGCAATATTGGGATGGAAGTGCATTCGTTGATGTTCCCAATGGCAGCGGCAATGGGGTTGAATTGAACAAATACAATACGACGACGTTCTCCCCGGTAACGACAACTAAGCTTCGTTTGACCATGACAAGGGGAGCACAGTGGACCGGTATCTTGGAGTGGAAGGTGTTTGCAACGCCGACAACAAGCGTCTTGCCTGTTAAGGTGAGCACGGTCCAAGGCAAAGAGCCATTACTCCCATCGCATGTAACGAAAGTGCTCGTTGACGGCTCAACCACGGAGGCAAGCGTCATTTGGGATCCTATTACGGAAGATCAACTGGAGAACCCTGGAAGTTTTACGCTGACCGGCACCGTAGACGGCACGAACGTGCGTGCGGATGCGACCGTTTATGTCAGGGTCACGGATGCGGTTTCCATTACAAGCATTGCCGATGTGAACGTAACGACAACTTTAGGCAAAGCACCGCTATTACCGGCTTACGTGGAAGCAACGTATAATGACGGTTCGATGGATAATATCAACAATACCGTCACATGGAGCACTTACGACCCTGAGCTGTTACAACAACCGGGACAGTTTACGATTACAGGAATCGTTCCAGGTACTTCGATCTTAGCTAAAGCGAATATTACCGTCATTGATCCTGCGGGAGCACCGTTCATTACAAGCATTCATGCAGTTGGTGTATCGACCCAGGCGGGAACTTCTCCTGAACTTCCTGATACGGTTACAGCTACCTACAGCGATGCTTCTTCCCAATCGGTCAATGTGGTCTGGGATGCGGTTGACCCGTCGAAATATGCACAGGCGGGTACATTTACAGTGAACAGTAAGGTGGAAGGCACGAACGTTAAAGCAGTAGCGAACGTAACGGTGACCGGCGGACCTTCCGGCACTTTAAGCGGACCTGCAGCTATCCAAAGCGGCCAAGAGCTGGATTTGGTCTACGGCTTGAGCGAGGTGAGCCAAGAAGTATTAGCTCAAGATATAACCGTGGCTTATGATGCTAATAAGCTGGAGTGGGTCGGGGTAGACGATACGATGCTGAATCCGAGCTTTGTCGTTGTAGCCCAAGACGCACAGCCTGGCAAAGTCCGCCTCATTATGGCCAACGTCGGTCAAGGCTCGAAGGTTGTGGACGGCGATATCTTGAAGCTGCGCTTTCAGGTAAAGGGTGCGGAAAGCTCCGGTGTTACTAACGTTTCTGTCACACCGATCATCGTTGCCAACGCAGATGGAGCAGAGAACGAGCTTACGGGAGCCGCTTACAGCGGGGTGATCAATGTCATTGATAAAGCGGCATTGAGAGCTTTGATTACCGAGGCGCAGGCCCTTTATGACACAGCAGAGGAAGGTACGGGTGTAGGTCAGTACCCAGCCGGTTCGAAAGCGATCTTGCTGGCTGCTATCCATAGCGCTAGCGCGGTCGCAGATAACATTGACGCTACGCAGGAGCAAGTCGAGCAGGCGGTAACTGATCTGAATGCAGCTGTGCAAGCATTCAAAGCAGCCGTTGTCAAGGAGCGTCCAGGAGATGTCAACCATGACAACACTGTTAGCATCGGTGATTTGGCGCTCGTTGTAGCCGCATATGGCAAGTCAAGCGAAGATGCGGATTGGGCTCAATATCAAGCGATGGACTTCGATCATAACGGAACAATTGATATTGTAGATCTCTCGGCATTGGCTCGACTTATACTCGAATAA
- a CDS encoding Ig-like domain-containing protein, whose product MLFKSRGVRQKKPSSFNNSLTVTAAALTLLCSVQPVVLPGYASTDTGEASTLVSSSSVSAPTDEVNLASSATPSTSYVSSWEKLSAIQDGYDPTSSTDKAGGAYGNWNHSSATEWVEYDWPTPVNINRSDVYWWTDNGGILAPTASKLQYWDGAAFVDVPAAVGNGVALDTYNTTTFLPVTTTKLRMTITRGAQWTGILEWKVYATPTANVKKTKVSTLHGKQPELPAKVTRVLVDGTLMESNVQWDSITSSQLENPGSFTVTGDVEGTNVKAEADVYVRASDEVTLTGISEEQIETYVGKPPQLPAAIEALYSDGSVDNITNQVTWETYDPELLKQPRQFTITGTVEGTSIPAKATITVKPTSIISIAAADVSTIAGNAPVLPSKVTAIYDNGTTASIDVVWEAMDPAQYANAGTFTMKGTVAGTSVEANAIVTVAPKTIVSYQPFSTVYTVTGVAPVMPTSITAVYNDGSTAQVTGVTWPSIPASNYAAEGRFTVNNPTIPGRPSGVARPSATVAVRSINALYDTYVKTEEGNVPQLPNQINAVLSDGSTGLQRAIWETMEPSKYAQAGVFTVNGTVAGTTLPAKAHVTVLTEGAAITGISPAELSTQKGRRSYAA is encoded by the coding sequence ATGCTGTTTAAATCGAGAGGCGTACGGCAGAAGAAACCATCATCGTTTAACAACTCCCTTACCGTCACTGCTGCGGCACTAACCTTATTATGTTCGGTTCAACCTGTCGTCTTGCCCGGGTATGCAAGTACGGATACAGGGGAAGCATCAACCTTAGTATCTTCAAGCTCTGTATCTGCTCCTACCGACGAAGTGAATTTGGCTTCTTCAGCTACCCCCAGCACTTCCTATGTCTCATCCTGGGAGAAGCTTAGCGCGATTCAGGACGGCTACGATCCGACAAGCTCAACAGATAAAGCCGGAGGCGCATACGGCAACTGGAACCACAGCTCAGCAACTGAATGGGTGGAGTATGATTGGCCGACTCCGGTAAATATCAACCGATCGGACGTCTACTGGTGGACTGACAATGGAGGTATCTTGGCCCCGACGGCCAGTAAGCTTCAATATTGGGACGGCGCAGCATTTGTAGACGTTCCCGCGGCCGTGGGTAACGGAGTTGCTCTTGATACCTACAATACGACGACGTTTCTTCCTGTTACCACAACGAAGCTGCGAATGACAATAACCAGAGGGGCGCAGTGGACCGGCATTCTGGAATGGAAAGTGTACGCAACGCCTACAGCTAATGTGAAGAAGACAAAAGTCAGCACGCTTCACGGCAAACAGCCTGAACTGCCTGCCAAGGTTACAAGGGTTCTCGTCGACGGTACCCTCATGGAGTCGAATGTACAATGGGATTCCATTACATCTAGCCAATTGGAGAATCCGGGAAGCTTCACGGTAACCGGAGATGTAGAAGGAACGAATGTGAAAGCCGAAGCAGACGTATATGTTCGAGCTTCGGATGAGGTAACATTGACCGGTATTTCGGAAGAACAAATCGAAACTTATGTCGGGAAACCTCCTCAGCTGCCCGCAGCGATTGAAGCTTTATACAGCGACGGTTCCGTGGATAATATCACCAATCAGGTCACCTGGGAAACCTATGACCCAGAGCTGCTAAAGCAGCCGAGGCAATTTACAATCACAGGTACGGTCGAAGGGACTTCAATTCCTGCCAAAGCGACGATCACGGTCAAACCGACGTCCATTATTTCGATCGCGGCTGCGGACGTTTCAACTATTGCGGGGAATGCACCTGTACTGCCATCAAAGGTTACAGCCATTTATGATAACGGCACAACAGCATCCATAGATGTGGTATGGGAGGCGATGGACCCTGCCCAATACGCAAATGCGGGTACCTTCACCATGAAAGGAACCGTTGCGGGTACTTCCGTTGAAGCGAACGCGATCGTAACTGTTGCTCCGAAAACCATTGTCAGCTACCAGCCGTTCTCTACGGTGTACACCGTTACAGGTGTTGCACCTGTAATGCCCACATCCATCACGGCTGTTTATAATGATGGATCAACGGCGCAAGTTACGGGTGTGACCTGGCCGTCCATACCTGCATCCAATTATGCGGCAGAAGGCAGGTTTACAGTCAATAACCCTACGATCCCGGGGAGACCATCCGGAGTGGCACGTCCTTCGGCAACGGTAGCCGTCCGTTCGATTAACGCTCTGTACGATACCTATGTGAAGACGGAAGAGGGGAATGTTCCTCAGCTTCCTAACCAAATTAATGCTGTGCTGAGTGACGGGTCAACCGGCCTGCAGCGAGCAATTTGGGAAACGATGGAGCCTTCAAAATATGCGCAAGCCGGTGTGTTCACTGTTAACGGAACCGTAGCGGGAACCACACTCCCGGCTAAGGCGCATGTAACAGTCCTTACTGAGGGTGCAGCGATAACCGGCATTTCTCCCGCCGAGCTTTCGACTCAAAAAGGGCGCCGCTCCTATGCTGCCTGA
- a CDS encoding family 43 glycosylhydrolase — MLPEAVPASYSDGTNGYASVTWEQVDPSQYTNTGNFTVEGTVPGFADKAIANVTVIAPQISSYKPVTTITTPRTMPILPATVTAIYGNGTSEAIPVVWETIASSQYAQPGSFTVKGAVAGSSLPVTANISVTAPNVSTRIGNPLLANIFTADPGALTYRNTFYIYAGHDEAPKTATDFLMNDWHILSSTDMQHWNDNGPAMRYDVFSWATGQAYAGQTIEKNGKWYWYCPVGTASGFAIGVAVADSPMGPWKDAIGTSLINSSTVNGSSLNIDPTIFTDTDGQSYLYWGSYNSVRMVKLNADMISYSGSVITPVGLTRYWEAPYLNKIGDKYYFSYAAGANPATIDYAMSDSPAGPWTYKGTINDVTSSPTNHDAIQYFRGNYYFVYHTSDVSDGFDYQRNVAVDLITVNPDGTLNKVVQTKTGPDLRPLTIISPISPPHPRLTSIRMRPF, encoded by the coding sequence ATGCTGCCTGAAGCCGTCCCAGCCAGCTACAGCGACGGAACGAACGGATATGCGAGCGTAACGTGGGAGCAAGTGGATCCTTCGCAATACACAAATACAGGTAATTTTACCGTAGAAGGCACGGTTCCAGGCTTTGCTGATAAGGCAATCGCAAATGTGACCGTCATTGCGCCGCAAATCTCGAGCTACAAGCCTGTGACGACGATTACCACACCGCGTACGATGCCAATTTTGCCGGCAACCGTTACCGCTATTTATGGAAATGGAACCAGCGAAGCCATTCCTGTGGTTTGGGAGACGATCGCTTCTTCTCAATATGCACAGCCGGGCTCTTTTACAGTTAAGGGCGCCGTTGCGGGTTCAAGTCTGCCGGTAACAGCGAACATCTCCGTAACGGCACCGAATGTCTCAACTCGAATCGGGAACCCCTTACTGGCGAATATTTTTACAGCAGACCCGGGCGCCTTGACCTATCGAAATACGTTCTATATTTATGCCGGGCACGATGAGGCTCCGAAAACAGCAACAGATTTTCTGATGAACGATTGGCACATCTTGAGCTCGACGGATATGCAGCACTGGAACGACAACGGACCAGCCATGCGGTATGATGTATTTAGCTGGGCAACTGGTCAGGCTTATGCAGGTCAAACCATTGAAAAGAATGGCAAATGGTATTGGTACTGCCCGGTTGGTACGGCAAGCGGCTTTGCAATTGGCGTAGCAGTAGCCGACAGCCCTATGGGACCGTGGAAGGATGCAATCGGAACTTCGCTCATCAACAGCTCGACGGTTAATGGCAGCTCGCTCAACATTGATCCGACGATTTTCACGGATACCGATGGACAGTCCTACTTGTATTGGGGATCGTACAATTCAGTAAGAATGGTGAAGCTGAATGCAGATATGATCTCGTACAGCGGTTCCGTCATTACTCCGGTTGGTTTGACCCGATATTGGGAAGCGCCTTATTTGAACAAAATTGGCGATAAATATTATTTCTCCTACGCCGCCGGGGCAAATCCCGCTACGATTGATTATGCGATGAGCGACAGCCCAGCCGGACCCTGGACGTACAAGGGAACCATTAATGACGTGACAAGTTCACCGACCAATCATGATGCTATTCAATACTTTAGAGGCAACTATTATTTTGTCTATCATACCTCCGATGTTTCAGACGGGTTTGATTATCAGCGCAATGTGGCGGTTGATTTGATTACCGTGAACCCGGATGGCACTCTGAACAAGGTTGTTCAGACAAAAACAGGGCCGGACCTGCGGCCATTGACAATAATATCGCCTATTTCGCCTCCGCATCCACGTCTTACATCGATCCGAATGAGACCATTCTAG
- a CDS encoding Ig-like domain-containing protein, which yields MEYDFADERTVDSMDVYWYEDGVNVKPPVSYKLSYWNGSNFVEVPNPSGYGLATNQFNTTKFDMVSTKKLRLEVVADGSSATGIEEWKVYDPRTVSGIQGPVSVHTPVGTRAQLPNVLTANTVDGGTKEVPITWAYIPDSQYVSPRQFTVEGTTAESDARVQATIMVDPVEGQVYVNGLTATKAVTTAGHAPDLPSTVKASYTDGSYKDVHVTWETVDADQYKLPGQFTVKGTAEQTDLTASVTVIVTLDPAKPNLALKAAASATHAQGGANMYKYINDGVEPTSSRATPNYNNWPNFGTETAELTWSIPVTVNKMDVYWFADGNTGGVKAPVSSKVEYWNGSAYVDVPNAVGNGLALNQYNTTTFDAVTTTKLRLTFSGTGKEATGMEEWKVYEANPVESVPTINVETAAKAAPILPATVTAHYMDGTTQELAVTWDELQPIQYAAAGTFTVFGTVQGTDLPAQAVITVTRDAAASGLLTGPTSVRSGKEFVLTLALQDVTGEVLAQDATVTFDTYRFEYEGVDQSLLNGNFELVGEKAAPGTVRLILANTGDRSATVNGDLLKLRFRAKDTAASGSANFAISQLSIANASGEETALAGSGVSIMVNAIDTSALRALIAEAQSVYDASVEGSEAGQYPAGTKADLQSAIDRAAAIAVASDSTQEQITQAITDLQAALQTFKDSVNHTRQGDMNGDSRVSIGDLAIVAAAYGKTAADSDWAIYAKSDLNSDGKIDIEDLAALARFLFKE from the coding sequence GTGGAGTACGATTTTGCCGATGAGCGCACGGTAGATTCCATGGATGTGTATTGGTATGAGGACGGCGTGAACGTGAAACCACCTGTTTCCTATAAACTGTCCTATTGGAACGGCAGTAACTTTGTTGAAGTACCAAACCCGAGCGGCTATGGACTGGCGACTAATCAATTTAATACAACGAAATTCGATATGGTCTCAACGAAGAAGCTGCGTTTGGAGGTCGTCGCCGACGGTTCGTCAGCCACTGGGATTGAAGAGTGGAAAGTGTATGATCCTAGGACGGTTTCGGGCATCCAAGGTCCTGTAAGTGTTCATACACCGGTAGGGACACGGGCACAGCTGCCGAACGTGCTCACAGCGAATACCGTTGACGGTGGAACGAAAGAAGTGCCGATTACCTGGGCATATATTCCGGATTCCCAGTATGTGTCACCCAGACAATTCACCGTGGAAGGGACAACCGCAGAATCGGACGCTAGAGTTCAGGCGACGATTATGGTAGATCCGGTAGAAGGCCAAGTGTATGTGAACGGTCTTACCGCCACCAAAGCGGTAACAACAGCCGGGCATGCGCCTGATCTGCCGTCAACGGTGAAAGCTTCCTACACGGACGGCTCTTACAAGGATGTTCATGTTACGTGGGAGACAGTGGATGCGGACCAATATAAATTGCCTGGACAGTTTACGGTCAAAGGTACGGCAGAGCAAACCGACTTGACAGCCTCCGTAACGGTCATTGTTACCTTAGATCCGGCTAAACCGAATCTTGCACTTAAGGCAGCCGCTTCTGCAACTCATGCACAGGGCGGTGCGAACATGTACAAATATATCAATGACGGTGTAGAACCCACCAGCTCCAGAGCGACGCCGAATTATAATAACTGGCCGAATTTTGGTACCGAAACGGCAGAATTGACGTGGAGTATACCGGTAACAGTGAACAAGATGGATGTGTACTGGTTCGCCGACGGTAATACAGGAGGCGTCAAAGCGCCGGTATCCAGCAAGGTTGAATATTGGAACGGCAGTGCCTACGTAGATGTACCTAATGCGGTTGGCAACGGACTCGCGCTGAATCAATACAATACAACGACCTTTGATGCGGTGACAACGACTAAACTTCGTCTTACCTTCTCTGGAACAGGCAAGGAAGCAACCGGTATGGAAGAGTGGAAGGTTTATGAGGCCAATCCGGTAGAAAGCGTTCCAACGATAAACGTCGAAACAGCAGCCAAAGCGGCACCGATTCTTCCTGCGACCGTCACTGCTCATTATATGGACGGCACCACGCAGGAGCTGGCTGTTACGTGGGATGAGTTGCAGCCGATTCAATATGCTGCGGCAGGCACTTTTACCGTGTTCGGCACGGTGCAAGGTACGGATCTACCGGCGCAAGCCGTTATCACGGTAACTAGAGATGCAGCCGCTTCCGGTCTTTTAACCGGACCGACCAGCGTTCGGAGCGGGAAGGAATTTGTTCTGACCCTAGCTCTACAAGATGTGACAGGGGAAGTGCTGGCACAGGATGCAACCGTAACCTTCGATACGTATCGTTTCGAATACGAAGGTGTGGATCAGAGTCTACTGAATGGGAATTTTGAACTTGTAGGTGAAAAAGCAGCCCCAGGCACCGTCAGACTTATCCTTGCCAACACGGGAGACCGAAGCGCAACTGTGAACGGAGATCTATTGAAGCTGCGCTTCCGTGCCAAAGACACTGCCGCCTCCGGTAGTGCGAACTTCGCAATATCGCAGCTAAGCATTGCGAACGCTAGCGGTGAAGAGACGGCTCTTGCGGGCTCGGGCGTCAGCATCATGGTGAATGCGATCGATACATCAGCTCTGCGAGCATTGATTGCAGAAGCACAAAGCGTATACGATGCATCGGTAGAAGGTAGTGAGGCAGGGCAGTACCCTGCAGGCACCAAAGCAGACCTGCAATCGGCTATTGACCGTGCAGCGGCGATTGCAGTAGCATCCGACTCTACTCAAGAGCAAATCACTCAGGCCATCACCGATTTGCAAGCAGCGCTCCAAACCTTCAAAGACTCCGTCAATCACACACGCCAAGGTGATATGAACGGCGACAGCCGAGTGAGCATCGGCGATTTGGCTATCGTCGCAGCCGCTTACGGCAAAACCGCTGCAGATTCGGATTGGGCGATTTATGCCAAATCAGATCTGAACAGCGATGGCAAGATCGATATCGAAGATTTGGCTGCACTCGCCAGATTCCTGTTTAAGGAGTAG